The Triticum urartu cultivar G1812 chromosome 5, Tu2.1, whole genome shotgun sequence genome contains the following window.
gttccgaagtgttttgggtattttctggagtaccgggaggttaccggaaccccccgggagagtaatgggccttaatgggctttacaGGAAAgaagagaagggcctcaaggtgTGGCCGCGCGCCCCCATGAGCTggtacgaattggactaggagggggcggcgcccccctctttccttctcccctcttctcccttccctccttctcctagttggaatagaaAGGGGGGgtggcgaatcctacttggaccgggagtccaagtaggactcccccccttggcgcgccccctctagggccggcctcctcttccccctcgtgtatatacgtgggaggggggcaccccaaaggcacaccaagtcttcttttagccgtgtgcggtgcccccctccacggttacacacctcggtcatatcgttgtcgtgcttaggcgaagccctgcgccggtaatttcatcatcaccgtcaacacgccgttgtgctgacgaaactctcccttgtcctcaactggatcaagagctcgagggacgtcatcatgctgaacgtgtgcagaacacggaggtgccgtacgttcggtgcttggatcggttggatcttgaagacattcgactacatcaacggtgttactaaacgcttccgctttcggtctacgagggtacgtggacacactctcccctctcgttgctactCCTACagagatcttgcatgatcgtatgatttttttgaattattgcgttccccaacactcccGTCCAGGAGTAGCGCTCGATTGGGGACGGCTCCAGCTGCGGCTCCGGCTCGGCTTTGACGCGGCGTCGGGGAGGGGACGGCGGGCCACCGGCGGCAGCACGCAGCCGCCCACCGCGGAGCGGGCAATGGCCTACGCCATGGCCGCCTCGTAACGagcctcctcttcctccaccGCCTCCACCCTGCGCCGCTTGTCCTCCTCGCTCTCCCGGTAGACCGCCGCAAGCGCCACCTGGTAGGCGTCCTCAGCCGCCTGGTCCTCCTCGCGGACGATGAGCGGCGGCAGCGGCACACTGCGGTCGACCTCGCGCACGCCGCATCGCCTCGCCTCCTCGTGCTCGAAGGCGAACCACCTCGCCCAGTTGGGCGAGTTGGTTGCGTAGGCGGGGTCGCGGCGCTGCTCCGACGTCAGCAGCGCCCGCCGGTGCCGCATCTCCTCCGCGTGCGCCCTTGCCGACCGCGGAGCTATCGGCACTGGGATCCTCTCCGAATCTAGATGTCAGTCGTGCGGCAGGGTGGCGTCGGGGTACGGGAGAGGCACACGGTGCTGCCAGTGCCACTCCGCCTGGTGCACTGGCACGTTCAAGCGCTGCCTCTGCCGGCGATCCAGCGCCGACGGAGGTGGGAGGAACTCTGATGGGAAAGGGATGACTGGGGCCTTGCCCTTGGCCTTGCTGCTGCTGGCGTCGGAGAAGAGTCCCATCTCGCTGTGGTGGTGGTGGCTAGGGTTTGCCGGCGACAGGGGAGCAAAGCTTGCTAGATGTGGACGGCGATTTGGATGAGGACGGCCTCGCCGCACGGTCGGCTTAAAGAAGGACGACCGCCGtcgctgacgcgtgggcccgAGGTCATAAATTAAGCTGACCAGGTTGGCCGCGGGCGGTTGGATGTCCGCCAGGTAGGGCCGTGGCGGCCACCGAGAAGGCACGCGTGGCGTCCATTCTGTGTCCGCGTCGATGCATTTGGAGCGCAAATTTGGGCCGTAAATGCGTCGGAGCGGGCGCGATTTGGGTTTTGGCCGGCGCATTGGGCCACCACTTTtgtccgcgccgacccaaacTGATGCAGacggacgaaatgggtcgccccattgAAGTTGCTCTCACTTCGTCCGGCGGCACCTTTCGGAGGCGGTGGGGGAAGGGGGAGGGAGTTCCACGGGAGCTAGGAGGAAAGGAAAATATACCATGTTATCCTGTTCACAAATGAGATGTCAATTTGTGCAGACTCGAGTAGTTTACTTAGTAGCAACAGAGTCAAACCAATCATTCCCACCATTTCAAACTCTTGATTTTGAAGCTAAACTGCATCCAAATCAAACATAGTAACTTCATAGTGATCTTTCGTAGCATTCTGGCGAGTCCTGCTTCCTAGTACTATTGGCTATAGACTTTAAGAACGAACAACACATCCTTTTATATATAATATCCTGCACTAACTTGAAATATGCATCAACATCTGCCATTTTTGTGGTTATGTACAGCTCCATTCAAACGAAAACTTCATGAATGGAATTCACTTTGTGTTGGCATGGCCTGCTTCCTTGGTCAAGGGCTCAAGTCCCTTGTCTTCCTGTCTGGATTTCTTCGCCTTGTGGCAGAAAGAGCTGCAAGGTAGAATAACTGATGAAAGGATGGGGAAACAGATCATTTTGTGCTCCTGTGACCTGCTGAAGCCATGAGTGTTGCTACAGCTGCGATAAACATGAGCAGCATGAACACGAGCAGAGTATACGTTTTCTTCGACGACTTTCGGTACTCCCCAAATAGCAGGATACCCCAAAATGTGCTCACAAGCGGCAATGCCTGATGAACAGCAATGTGAAACAGTTAGAATCAAAGGTGCAGAAAAGTTTCCTCTTTTCTTTTAAGGCTAAGCATTAATTGGACAAACCTGAACAGCATCAGCAGCTGCATAACCAGCAGCCTGACCACCCATGAATTGGAAGCCATTGCCGAAACCGCAAAGGAAGCCGGCAAGAAGAGCCCATTGCCTGCCTTCCCAGTCATTCAGGTAGGCCTTGAAGGATGACTTTGGCACGCCCGCCATTGGACGGTAGAGGAACAAGATGTTCAACCCGATACCGACGACAAAACACGAAATGGAGAAGTAGAAGAAGGCGGTGTAGACCACCAAATGCGGGACACCGTCTTTCAGGGTGTGCCACTGGTCATTGGTGGCCAGGTTGATCGCcggggagaagagagagaagcAGACGCCAGAAAAGAAAACTATCCCAAGCCCTATAAAGGTGCTTGATCCAAATACCTGGAAAAGTAAGAAGTTTCACCAGATCAGTTCAGTGGTCTTACCGTTCAGAAAAAGTTTAGTGGTGACAATtatgcttctctgttttgaatgcaAGATTTAGGGCAAAGATCAAATACTATCTGAATTATTCTACAGCGATGATTGTATGACGGAATTACAGTTACCTTAATTGAACGGCGCTCTTCGAGCTCAATTAGGTATTCTGCAGTTCCAGCTTCGGCTTTGGTGTCACACTCTGCAGAAGCTCCATTCTCCATGTCCTTCGGAGCATCTGAAATAGACAAAGTTAAGAATTAAAATCTGTAACTCCAACATCAACAGTGCCAGTAGTTCATACAATTATGCAGCATATTTTATACCTTTGTCTATAACTTGTTTGCCTCTCTCCGTACCTCCATCCGTCCTGTAAAAGTACGCATTATGATGATCAGAGCAAGGAATATAAGATGAAGATGGACCCCAAAAGCACCGAACAGATCCAAGTTAAAACGTGGTTAAGATGTTTCAGTTAGACCGCAAAAAATTGTGCAAGAAAGTGGGAAGGATTTACCCAAGTTTGTAGGTATTTGTGGATTCACTGAGTTTCTTTTCATTGTCAGCCGCATTGGAAGCATGAACAGCAGAGCCAAGGATGACTGCAACAAGGAAGCATGCCACTCCAGTGAAAAGAATCTCTGCCTTGTTGATGCGATTGTCCAGGAAGTAATTTAGTGTCGTGCCTGAAAATACAACACGCAACTTGATGGAATAAATATCCAAGAAACAAAAAGGCGGCCCATAATTTGCCTTGATTCTTCGATTAGAACACATAGGATAATAGCAGAGCAACCGTTAGTTTGGTGTAGCTACTGAATTATCGGAAGAATGTTCTTTAAGTGATAGTTTGTTGTCCTCTTATTGTGAACACTAATTTTTTTCCAGACTGCGATGGAATTCAATGAATAATTTTTAATGAAATTCAAAGAATGCTTTTATTGCCATCAATGGTTTGCAATTCTTCAGCTTTTTGAATCTTGTGAAGTGAGCTCACTAAGATTGATAGCCCAATTTGCTCAGGCAACTTTAACTTTTAGCTGAAAAAAGCAACTCCAACTTTTATTTCTAAAAAAAGCAACTGGACGTGTCAGATAACTAGTGTTAAATAATTGAGCCCCTCCAGTAATGCTTATATATGAACAAAGATTGTGATCCAGAAATCTGTGACTCACATGCATCATCAGAAGCTAAATAATCATCATCAAATGTATTCATTGCACTTTAAGTAGTAGAGGAGATGAGCTTTACCTATAACAACAACCATGCTTGAGCTGATAACCTCAGTGACTGAGAGGCCCACATATGCCCAAGCATACTGTGTTGAGAGGTTCCCAACACTGAGCACAACACCCCCTGCCATTGCAAACATCACTGAAGGCCAGTTGTCCTTCATCATAAAGTTCATTCAGAATCAGCAAACAGCCAACCAACGAATCCCCAAGTTTTTCCTGCGCCAAGATAGCTCACCTGACTGAGCTGAGTGAAGAAATTGGGCATGTTGTGCTTTGCATCCCCAAGCTGGCCGAAGGTAAGCGCTATGAGGACGGCCGCAAGGAGGTTCGTTATGGAGTAGTCGAGGTATGTGTGCTGCGGCAGCCGTCCCCGGCGCTCCAAGAGGGTAAGCACCGCTGGCCACGTGCCCAGAAAAAAGAGGGAGGCGCACATGATGGCAATGGCGCCCCCTTTGTCTTCTATGATGAACATGTTGAGGCCTTGTTTGATGGAGAGCAAGGAATTCAGCAGGGGCTCTTCAACCACCTGCAAGAATTACGTTCGTCAGATATTTCAAGTTACTGATTTGGATAATGAAACCATGGTTTCTTTTTTCCTGCAAAGCTTGCATGAACTGAATGATTTGGAGCTCTTGATTGTTACGAGGAGCAAATATCAGGGCAGAAAAGAAGGAAAActagaaaataataataataattagagcatccaatcattgagaACCTAACATGAGCAGGGAAGTTGATAAGATGCCAATTACCACAGATGAGATTATCCAAAGAACGAAGAAGGAAAGAAAAGATGACTACATGAGCCCAAATCCGAGCCGAACATCCAACAGGAGTAAGAGTAGGATGAAGGTGGGAGTACCTCTTGGCAGGGAACCAAAGAAGAAGCACATGCCAGAGCATGGTCCATGGACATGGGGGATTTTATAGTGATACAGCTCACAAAAGCTGGAGATTGAATGGGATCTTTTCAATCAAAGTCCAACCTGATCTGCACGAGTTTGACTCACACAGCTATTGGAAATTTGTGGCGTCTTTCCATACGGAGATCACCAATGGAGCTGGGGCTTTATGGGGAGGAAGATTTTTTTTATAATGGGGCCAAGAAATGGACAAATGGTGCACGCATCAGCGGTTGGAATAATTGTACGTGTGACAATGACCTCCACGCGAACTAAATCAAATCGTGAAAATGAAACCTATGCGTGTGATTTGCGTAAAATGTTGAATGTAAGCAGGAGAAGTAGAGTAGCACACTCATTGGCCAGAGATAAAGAACCCAAACCATCTCTTTCAACTAGGCTATACAAGAAAAGGACCATTGACGAAGGGCAGGGAAGAGGAGTGAGGATTCCACCAAGAAATGGGCACTGAATCTTGTCCTTTTTGTCCCGCGAGTATGAACTCTGTATTTCTATTTATTGCTTCACAAACGCGGTGGAGAAAAGTGAGACCCGATCGTTGTTTGAGCTCACATGGATCCAACAATTCAGCGGCGAATACCTTGCCAAAATAAAGAGAACCGCACAACAGTTTGTCCATGTAGATAGCAACATATTTGCAGTCCAAAAAAAACCAAATCCATCATAGACACATGTAAGAGGAGCAGGATAAGAAGAGCACACACCTCGAGAAGAGAAGACGAAGACGAAGAAGGATCCTTCTCTTCCTTGAAAGAACTCAATGAAATGTGTCCTCTCTGTGTTgatatatatatgtgtgttcaGATCAGCGGTGGTTGTTGTGGTTCTCCTCTACTACTACTACCTGAGCTGATGATACACGAGAATTGATTAATTAATCAGGCACTCCATTGTTTAAGTAGGAGCACAGCTGTGTAAATATTGTAGGGGTGGCAAACTATGATCCCCTTTGACTTCGGATCTGGAGTGCAGTTGGACAGATTCTCCAGATCAGTGCATGATTATCACGACTCTGTGTTTCTTTTCGCCCATTTGCAGAACCACTAGATTCCCAGTTTACACGGTTGGCTGGCCACAACCCCACCGCGCTTTGTAAATTTTCTAGTGGGCTGGATCAAGCCACGACACATTCGTCACTCCTGAAGACACCTGTTCTTTTTGTAATCTTGCGTTGACTCAGAAAAGCTCTACTCTAGGCCAAGGTTTTGGATCCCAAACGGCTCTTTTTTCTCGAGGGTCACCGGAATTTAAAATcaaaatttgaattcaaatatttttgaCGTCGGTATACTAAGCATTTTAGTCATAAGTATCACCAACCATTCGCTGGCGTAGTGGTTAGTGGACCGCGCGGGGCAAGACTCGAACCCGCGACTTGCTGCTAAGGAAACTATGCCTTTGCCACTAGGCCACTACCTGTTCTGCTGATGTAGAAGAGTTGCGGCTTATTTAAATATACAGTGAGCGTTTGAATTCAAAAATTTCAAAATATTCGAGATATTTTGCTCGGTATGAGTGTTTCTCGAGGGACGACGGTAAACGCGGTAACTACGTGAGATCGCGAAATTTCGCTCGGTACCCAAAACGCTGCTCTAGGCTCATAAAAGTGAAAAGAAAACTTAACAGTTTCAAGTGGCAACACATAAAGTGTGAGGGGGAGGTTCGAAGCCAGTCCAAGCAAGAAGAGGACGAAAAGAACAACTTCCATCTAGGAACAAGAGGAAACAGATACACTAACCAGATGAAATGCTGCTGTACCTGACGGAGGAGGCGCagtggcgctggaagaagaagaaaCGATGCGGCTTTGATCtacaagtactccctccgttccgaattacttgtcgtaggtatggatgtatatagatgtattttagttctagatacattcatttctgaGACGAGTAATTtagaacagagggagtagttactagtagtagtattacTTAACTGCCGAGGTGGGTTGAGATGTAGAGAAATCCACGCTGTGCATGAGTTGAAGCCACTGAGAGGGCGGATCTTCTTGTCGAGACCTCGTTGTTCGGAGCAGAGGTACTCTACGATTAGTTCTCAGGATTCCCATGCTACGCGGTTCAGTTGACATCACTCGTGGCCGCCTTAGAGCGTCTTCAAATGGGCTATAGCTTCAGCAGACGCACTAAAATTATAGCGTGCACCCAGCACAAACAACATTTCTCACTTTATATAGAACCAAGAAGATCAAACACACAAAAAAAATTCAATTAAATAGTTCAATTATTATTACAACTCAAACAATAGTTTATCTTCCAATACAACAAACAGTTTAACAATACAACATCAAACTAGTTTTGTCGTCCATTCCATGCTCACCATTCCTCGCTTAGATCCTTTTGAGGATCATCATGCGTTTCGGCACGTCGAATGGCATGATAGGATGCAATAAATCGGGCCACCCTCGCAGCCCTC
Protein-coding sequences here:
- the LOC125508488 gene encoding ureide permease 1-like; this encodes MSMDHALACASSLVPCQEVVEEPLLNSLLSIKQGLNMFIIEDKGGAIAIMCASLFFLGTWPAVLTLLERRGRLPQHTYLDYSITNLLAAVLIALTFGQLGDAKHNMPNFFTQLSQDNWPSVMFAMAGGVVLSVGNLSTQYAWAYVGLSVTEVISSSMVVVIGTTLNYFLDNRINKAEILFTGVACFLVAVILGSAVHASNAADNEKKLSESTNTYKLGTDGGTERGKQVIDKDAPKDMENGASAECDTKAEAGTAEYLIELEERRSIKVFGSSTFIGLGIVFFSGVCFSLFSPAINLATNDQWHTLKDGVPHLVVYTAFFYFSISCFVVGIGLNILFLYRPMAGVPKSSFKAYLNDWEGRQWALLAGFLCGFGNGFQFMGGQAAGYAAADAVQALPLVSTFWGILLFGEYRKSSKKTYTLLVFMLLMFIAAVATLMASAGHRSTK